In Aureibaculum algae, the following are encoded in one genomic region:
- a CDS encoding M20/M25/M40 family metallo-hydrolase — translation MKQLITISLLLVLSVNLSAQTNATNDSIQLKKLYTEALTKGKSYLWLQQLTKKVGHRLTGSEGDKKAVAWAKAELDKLGLTKVWLQPVTVPHWVRGEKEEGHVATEFGNFNVNIRALGGSVATPEEGLLAEVIEVKSLKEVEELGDKVKGKIVFYNGAMPADKIETFKAYGAAVGQRVNGAAVAGKYGAIGAIVRSMTTKIDNVPHTGTMHYGDIEESQKIPTAAISTNSAEMLSSLLKQNDKMKLKFYFKQNCKNLPDTQSFNVIGEIEGLNYPDEIMVVGGHLDSWDLGEGAHDDGAGVVQSMEVLRLFKTLRIKNKRTLRVVLFANEEFGLSGGKAYAAEVVKKKENHIVALESDSGGFSPRGFGFTCNDKNYDQVLQWKSLFEPYNIHIFARGGGGADIGPLKKDDNVLLGLRPDSQRYFDYHHTEADVFEAVNQRELELGAASMASMLYLFDQYGVVK, via the coding sequence ATGAAGCAGTTAATAACAATAAGCTTACTACTAGTACTATCCGTAAACCTGTCTGCACAAACAAATGCAACGAACGATTCAATTCAGCTAAAAAAGCTATATACGGAGGCGTTAACAAAAGGTAAAAGCTATCTATGGTTACAACAATTAACCAAAAAAGTAGGCCATCGCTTAACAGGTTCAGAGGGCGATAAAAAGGCCGTAGCTTGGGCAAAAGCTGAATTAGATAAGTTAGGACTAACCAAAGTATGGTTGCAACCCGTAACCGTACCGCATTGGGTACGTGGAGAGAAAGAAGAGGGGCATGTAGCAACAGAATTCGGTAATTTTAATGTAAATATTAGAGCTTTAGGTGGTTCTGTTGCTACGCCAGAAGAAGGATTGTTAGCTGAGGTTATTGAAGTAAAAAGTTTAAAAGAAGTAGAAGAGTTAGGAGACAAAGTTAAAGGTAAAATTGTGTTTTATAACGGAGCCATGCCTGCTGATAAAATTGAAACTTTTAAAGCCTATGGTGCTGCTGTTGGTCAACGTGTAAATGGAGCCGCAGTGGCAGGTAAATATGGGGCCATAGGTGCTATAGTTCGTTCTATGACTACTAAAATTGACAACGTACCACATACAGGTACCATGCATTATGGCGATATTGAAGAAAGTCAAAAAATTCCTACAGCTGCCATAAGTACAAATAGTGCAGAAATGCTGAGTAGCTTGTTAAAGCAAAATGATAAAATGAAGCTTAAATTCTACTTTAAACAAAACTGTAAGAATTTACCAGATACACAGTCTTTTAATGTAATTGGCGAAATTGAAGGCCTCAATTATCCAGATGAAATAATGGTAGTGGGCGGACATTTAGATTCTTGGGATTTAGGAGAAGGTGCTCATGATGATGGGGCAGGCGTAGTGCAGTCTATGGAAGTATTACGATTATTTAAAACATTGAGAATTAAGAACAAAAGAACCTTAAGAGTGGTGTTGTTTGCTAATGAAGAGTTTGGCTTAAGTGGCGGAAAGGCTTATGCTGCCGAAGTGGTTAAGAAAAAAGAAAATCACATTGTGGCGTTAGAATCTGATTCTGGTGGTTTTTCACCTCGTGGATTTGGTTTTACATGTAATGATAAAAATTACGATCAAGTTTTACAGTGGAAATCATTATTTGAACCTTATAACATTCATATTTTTGCCAGAGGAGGTGGTGGTGCAGATATTGGCCCCTTAAAAAAGGATGATAATGTGTTGTTAGGGTTAAGACCAGATTCGCAACGGTATTTTGACTACCATCATACAGAAGCAGATGTATTTGAGGCGGTTAACCAACGTGAATTGGAATTAGGAGCTGCCTCTATGGCATCAATGCTTTATTTATTTGACCAATATGGTGTTGTTAAATAG
- a CDS encoding PPK2 family polyphosphate kinase — protein sequence MHKYKVTTPINLSKISTKEVDSNAKDKLKKARKQLSELQDTMYAHGKYSMLVCLQGMDTSGKDSLIREVFKQVNARGVVVHSFKVPTDKELKHDFLWRHYVALPERGKIGVFNRTHYENVLVTRVHPEYIMGEKLPSVKSTNDIDDAFFHNRMEDINNFEKHIADNGTIILKFFLHVSKEEQKNRLLRRIEKKNKNWKFSAGDLEEREHWSTYQACYEDAINRTSTEKAPWYIVPADDKPTARTIVANTILETLESYKDIKAPELDDKTKARLDEFRAQLEND from the coding sequence ATGCATAAATATAAAGTTACCACTCCCATAAACCTGTCAAAAATTTCAACAAAAGAAGTTGATAGTAATGCCAAAGACAAATTAAAAAAAGCAAGAAAACAACTTAGTGAATTGCAAGATACCATGTATGCTCACGGTAAGTATAGTATGTTAGTTTGTTTACAAGGCATGGATACTTCGGGTAAAGACAGTTTAATAAGAGAAGTTTTTAAACAAGTAAATGCCAGGGGTGTTGTAGTACATAGCTTCAAGGTGCCAACAGATAAAGAGTTAAAGCACGATTTTTTGTGGCGTCATTATGTTGCCTTACCAGAAAGAGGTAAAATAGGCGTTTTTAACCGTACCCATTACGAGAATGTTTTGGTTACAAGAGTGCATCCTGAATATATTATGGGTGAAAAACTTCCATCCGTAAAGAGTACAAACGATATTGATGATGCTTTTTTTCATAACAGAATGGAAGACATCAATAACTTTGAAAAGCACATTGCTGATAATGGTACAATAATCTTAAAGTTTTTTCTACATGTATCTAAAGAGGAGCAGAAAAACAGATTGTTACGTAGAATAGAGAAAAAAAATAAAAATTGGAAGTTCTCTGCTGGCGATCTAGAAGAGCGTGAACATTGGAGTACCTATCAAGCCTGTTATGAAGATGCTATAAATAGAACTTCTACAGAAAAAGCACCTTGGTACATTGTACCGGCAGATGATAAACCTACGGCAAGAACCATCGTAGCAAATACTATTTTAGAAACCTTAGAAAGTTACAAAGACATTAAGGCTCCTGAATTAGATGATAAAACGAAAGCTCGGTTAGACGAATTTAGAGCACAACTTGAAAATGATTAA
- a CDS encoding aspartyl protease family protein has translation MKKKILKGIGVLLLIMVLIIGFIIYNMSSQYKKLRQGELVSNIVTDTIPFTYSSTGHLLINVKINGSKKLYPFILDSGASSFIFSNHIDELNLEMNGRGFGIDANGSIFLTKIRSVDTLQIGNSIFENTNAKEVVFNFNCSEDIYGIIGTGIMRHLIWQVDFKTQKIIVSKKLTDLSFQKDRIEIPLTENKSSHHLRTLIKLNNQKKPIKVILDLGNSGSLKLNESYALEEGLNLEYKKIDGTSSKGLGGNNDKSKEKFYLSDSLEFEDSSYRIHKFPISTTPKAPNLLGLEFFNKYKTTFSWKDKKLILEPYKNTQNFIWNTYGFSIDYNKKLNKVVIKSVTEKTPASKANLIVNSEVVSINNIPFTDKSSFCNLKNLMKSNDTIKLKIKNDDLIKQHTLIKEPLF, from the coding sequence ATGAAGAAAAAAATATTAAAAGGAATAGGAGTCTTATTGCTAATAATGGTATTGATTATTGGATTTATAATCTATAATATGTCTTCTCAATACAAAAAACTAAGGCAAGGGGAACTTGTGAGTAACATAGTTACTGATACCATACCTTTTACTTACTCATCAACTGGACATTTACTTATAAATGTAAAAATAAATGGGAGTAAAAAATTATATCCTTTTATTTTAGATAGTGGTGCTTCAAGTTTTATATTCAGCAATCATATAGATGAATTAAATTTGGAAATGAACGGAAGAGGGTTCGGCATAGATGCTAATGGAAGTATCTTTTTAACTAAAATAAGAAGTGTTGATACATTACAAATTGGTAATTCTATATTTGAAAACACAAATGCTAAAGAAGTTGTATTTAATTTTAATTGTTCTGAAGATATTTATGGTATCATTGGCACAGGAATTATGCGACATCTAATTTGGCAAGTTGATTTTAAAACTCAAAAAATTATAGTTTCAAAAAAACTTACTGATTTATCCTTTCAAAAAGATAGAATAGAAATACCCCTTACTGAAAACAAAAGTAGTCATCATCTAAGAACTCTTATTAAATTAAATAATCAGAAAAAACCTATAAAAGTAATATTAGACTTAGGAAATAGTGGTTCTCTTAAACTTAACGAAAGTTATGCTTTGGAAGAAGGATTAAATTTAGAGTATAAAAAAATAGATGGAACTTCATCAAAGGGGCTTGGAGGAAATAATGATAAAAGTAAAGAAAAGTTTTATTTGTCAGACTCGTTAGAATTTGAAGATTCATCATACAGGATTCATAAATTTCCTATATCAACTACTCCAAAAGCACCAAATTTACTTGGGTTAGAGTTTTTTAATAAATACAAAACTACTTTTAGTTGGAAGGATAAGAAACTAATTCTAGAGCCTTATAAGAATACTCAGAATTTTATTTGGAATACGTATGGTTTCTCAATAGACTATAATAAAAAACTAAACAAAGTTGTAATAAAAAGCGTAACAGAAAAAACACCAGCATCAAAAGCAAATCTTATTGTAAATTCTGAAGTAGTATCGATAAATAACATACCTTTTACAGATAAATCATCTTTCTGTAATTTAAAAAATTTAATGAAATCAAATGACACAATTAAACTGAAAATTAAAAACGACGATTTGATTAAACAACATACACTTATAAAAGAGCCACTTTTTTAG
- a CDS encoding helix-turn-helix domain-containing protein produces MPIIVNLDVMLAKRKMKSKDLAEIIGITTANLSILKSGKAKAIRFSTLEAICEALKCQPSDILEYKEITNNKSIK; encoded by the coding sequence ATGCCAATAATAGTAAACCTAGACGTTATGCTTGCTAAACGCAAAATGAAAAGTAAAGACTTGGCAGAAATTATTGGTATTACTACTGCTAATCTTTCTATCTTAAAATCAGGAAAAGCTAAGGCAATTCGATTTTCTACTTTGGAAGCCATTTGCGAAGCATTGAAATGCCAACCATCAGACATACTTGAATATAAAGAAATAACCAACAATAAGAGCATTAAATAA
- a CDS encoding DUF2975 domain-containing protein: MKTILKFLNVFILILIISLIIDAFGEMYSIIHYLVDKRTTFEVRGIDFPTEWSNLNRTIFIISSSILTIFLVYLAFIFRKVITSFSRNNYFSSENVKQLTKVGKGLIVYGFGLFLISTTINLYLIEFTSYNFGSVIGKSIAKSVPVFIFSSFILLIASIIKKGNILQEENELTI, translated from the coding sequence ATGAAAACAATATTAAAATTTTTAAATGTATTTATTCTAATACTCATTATTTCTTTAATTATAGACGCTTTTGGAGAGATGTATTCTATAATTCACTATTTAGTAGATAAGCGTACAACATTCGAAGTTCGTGGGATTGACTTTCCTACTGAATGGAGTAATTTAAATAGAACTATATTCATAATTTCAAGCAGTATTTTGACTATATTTTTAGTTTATCTTGCTTTTATCTTTAGAAAAGTTATTACATCCTTTTCAAGGAACAATTATTTTTCAAGCGAAAATGTAAAACAATTAACTAAAGTAGGTAAAGGATTAATTGTTTATGGATTTGGACTCTTTTTAATAAGCACTACTATAAACCTTTATTTAATTGAATTTACTTCATACAATTTTGGAAGTGTTATTGGGAAATCTATAGCAAAATCAGTTCCTGTATTTATATTTTCTTCTTTTATTTTACTTATAGCTTCTATAATAAAGAAAGGAAATATTTTACAAGAAGAAAACGAACTAACTATATAG
- a CDS encoding tyrosine-type recombinase/integrase: MDIPIIYEPLKNAKRIKIFIPYELYEIRKAFKSLNSTYWHPSQKLWSIVNTHENMALVKRTFKGDFTINVDKPRVPIKTCRLNEKAMDTLLELEKTLVLKHYGQSTINNYKKMFSVFLTKFMHQDLKNISKIQIEQFIYDLIKSNTISESYQNQLINAIKAYYEHVLGLPREYYDIQRPKKSQNIPNVLSQEEVLKILQHHKNIKHKAILWTIYSAGLRISELINLRIADVHSDEGYLFIKDSKGKKDHKTILSVHLVALLRKYYKLHKPSYWLFEGQTGGQYSTTSIRNILRTAIKETDSNPWATVHTLRHSFATHCIENNMNLRHLQNMLGHNSPKTTELYTKTIQINNKNISSPIDNLLEKL; the protein is encoded by the coding sequence ATGGACATTCCAATTATTTATGAACCTTTAAAAAATGCCAAACGCATAAAAATATTTATTCCATATGAATTGTATGAGATCAGAAAAGCTTTTAAAAGCCTGAATTCAACCTATTGGCATCCTAGTCAAAAACTATGGTCTATTGTAAACACCCATGAAAACATGGCATTAGTAAAACGCACATTTAAAGGGGACTTTACAATTAATGTTGACAAACCACGAGTACCTATAAAAACTTGCAGATTGAACGAGAAAGCAATGGATACGCTATTAGAATTAGAAAAAACATTAGTTTTAAAGCATTATGGGCAGTCTACTATTAATAATTATAAAAAAATGTTTTCTGTTTTTTTGACAAAATTTATGCATCAAGACCTTAAAAATATTAGTAAAATACAAATAGAACAATTTATATACGACCTTATAAAATCGAATACTATTAGTGAAAGTTATCAAAACCAATTGATAAATGCTATAAAAGCATATTACGAGCATGTATTGGGTTTACCGAGGGAATATTATGATATACAACGCCCTAAAAAGAGTCAAAATATACCGAACGTTTTAAGTCAGGAAGAAGTTTTAAAAATACTACAACACCATAAAAACATTAAACATAAAGCAATATTATGGACCATTTATAGTGCCGGATTACGGATTTCTGAATTGATCAATTTACGCATAGCTGATGTACATTCTGATGAAGGTTACTTATTTATAAAAGACAGCAAAGGGAAAAAAGACCACAAAACGATATTATCAGTACATTTAGTAGCGTTATTGAGAAAATATTACAAATTGCACAAACCATCGTATTGGTTATTTGAAGGACAAACTGGCGGTCAGTACAGTACTACGAGTATCAGAAATATTTTAAGAACAGCTATTAAAGAAACAGATTCAAATCCGTGGGCGACGGTTCATACCTTACGACATTCGTTTGCGACACACTGTATAGAAAACAATATGAATTTAAGGCATTTACAAAACATGTTGGGGCATAATTCGCCCAAAACCACCGAATTATATACTAAAACCATACAAATAAACAATAAAAACATCAGTAGTCCTATAGATAATTTGCTTGAAAAACTTTAA